One Oncorhynchus masou masou isolate Uvic2021 chromosome 27, UVic_Omas_1.1, whole genome shotgun sequence genomic window carries:
- the LOC135515764 gene encoding FGFR1 oncogene partner 2 homolog isoform X1: MSCSLENVLSDAKSLVERLRNHDNAAEVLIEQTTSLNKRVEAMKQYQEEIESLNRVARHRPRSSLVMGIQQENRQIRDLQQENKELRTSLEEHQSAIELIMTKYREQVFRLLMASKKDDPAIVNQLKEQHATVSDPPSSSVTSHSGATLSSCIEEVQSKYLYCFYSMTLQEMQAHIEKINEMATVMRKAIEVDEGRLCEDEERIKQLELENSGLRELLGISREAFLVLTREEASDSTSLSALLTSADISLRKS, from the exons ATGTCGTGTTCATTAGAAAATGTATTGTCAGACGCCAAGTCGCTGGTGGAAAGACTTCGCAACCATGACAATGCAGCGGAGGTACTTATCGAACAGACAACGTCCCTTAACAAGAGGGTGGAGGCGATGAAACAG TATCAGGAGGAGATTGAGTCGCTGAACCGGGTAGCCCGGCATCGGCCCCGTTCCAGCCTCGTCATGGGCATCCAACAGGAAAACCGTCAGATCCGTGACCTACAGCAGGAAAACAAAG AGTTGAGAACCTCCCTGGAGGAACACCAGTCTGCCATAGAGCTCATCATGACTAAATACAGGGAGCAGGTCTTCAGACTCCTCATGGCCAGTAAGAAGGACGACCCAGCCATCGTCAACCAATTAAAGGAGCAGCACGCCACTGTGAGTGACCCACCCTCTTCTAGTGTCACATCGCACTCAGGAGCTACCCTTTCTTCTTGTATTGAAGAAGTTCAAAGCAAATATTTATATTGTTTCTATTCTATGACTCTGCAGGAAATGCAAGCGCACATAGAAAAGATCAACGAGATGGCTACGGTGATGAGGAAGGCCATCGAAGTGGATGAGGGGAGGTTGTGTGAAGACGAGGAGAGGATCAAACAACTAGAG CTGGAGAACAGTGGTCTTCGTGAGCTGCTAGGGATCAGTCGAGAAGCCTTCCTCGTTCTGACGAGAGAGGAGGCCTCAGATAGCACATCCCTGTCTGCCCTGTTGACCAGTGCCGACATCAGCCTCCGGAAGAGTTAG
- the LOC135515764 gene encoding FGFR1 oncogene partner 2 homolog isoform X2: MSCSLENVLSDAKSLVERLRNHDNAAEVLIEQTTSLNKRVEAMKQYQEEIESLNRVARHRPRSSLVMGIQQENRQIRDLQQENKELRTSLEEHQSAIELIMTKYREQVFRLLMASKKDDPAIVNQLKEQHATEMQAHIEKINEMATVMRKAIEVDEGRLCEDEERIKQLELENSGLRELLGISREAFLVLTREEASDSTSLSALLTSADISLRKS, translated from the exons ATGTCGTGTTCATTAGAAAATGTATTGTCAGACGCCAAGTCGCTGGTGGAAAGACTTCGCAACCATGACAATGCAGCGGAGGTACTTATCGAACAGACAACGTCCCTTAACAAGAGGGTGGAGGCGATGAAACAG TATCAGGAGGAGATTGAGTCGCTGAACCGGGTAGCCCGGCATCGGCCCCGTTCCAGCCTCGTCATGGGCATCCAACAGGAAAACCGTCAGATCCGTGACCTACAGCAGGAAAACAAAG AGTTGAGAACCTCCCTGGAGGAACACCAGTCTGCCATAGAGCTCATCATGACTAAATACAGGGAGCAGGTCTTCAGACTCCTCATGGCCAGTAAGAAGGACGACCCAGCCATCGTCAACCAATTAAAGGAGCAGCACGCCACT GAAATGCAAGCGCACATAGAAAAGATCAACGAGATGGCTACGGTGATGAGGAAGGCCATCGAAGTGGATGAGGGGAGGTTGTGTGAAGACGAGGAGAGGATCAAACAACTAGAG CTGGAGAACAGTGGTCTTCGTGAGCTGCTAGGGATCAGTCGAGAAGCCTTCCTCGTTCTGACGAGAGAGGAGGCCTCAGATAGCACATCCCTGTCTGCCCTGTTGACCAGTGCCGACATCAGCCTCCGGAAGAGTTAG
- the LOC135515765 gene encoding mediator of RNA polymerase II transcription subunit 21 isoform X1 has translation MLRKSGESITENTSKQKLQESHSARKSNFGEVGETTKMADRLTQLQDAVNSLADQFCNAIGVLQQCAPPASFSNIQTAINKDQPSNPTEEYAQLFAALIARTAKDVDVLIDSLPSEESTAALQAASLRQLEEENHDAAARLEEVVYRGDLLLEKIQSALADIAQSQLRTRSGGPSQTTPPES, from the exons ATGCTACGGAAATCAGGTGAATCGATCACTGAAAATACAAGCAAACAGAAGCTGCAAGAGTCTCAT TCTGCCCGGAAATCCAATTTTGGAGAAGTGGGAGAAACAACAAAGATGGCGGACAGGCTAACGCAACTTCAAGATGCAGTCAATTCG cttGCTGATCAGTTTTGCAATGCAATCGGGGTGCTGCAGCAGTGTGCGCCGCCAGCTTCGTTCAGCAACATACAGACAGCAATCAACAAGGACCAGCCATCGAACCCCACTGAGG AGTATGCCCAACTATTTGCTGCACTCATTGCCCGGACAGCTAAGGATGTGGACGTGCTGATTGACTCACTGCCTAGTGAGGAGTCCACGGCAGCTCTACAG GCGGCCAGTCTGCGGCAGTTGGAGGAGGAGAATCATGATGCAGCGGCACGTCTCGAAGAGGTGGTATACCGAGGGGACTTGCTACTGGAAAAGATCCAAAGCGCCCTGGCTGATATTGCTCAGTCACAACTTCGTACTCGCAGTGGAGGGCCCAGCCAGACCACACCGCCTGAATCATGA
- the LOC135515765 gene encoding mediator of RNA polymerase II transcription subunit 21 isoform X2, with translation MADRLTQLQDAVNSLADQFCNAIGVLQQCAPPASFSNIQTAINKDQPSNPTEEYAQLFAALIARTAKDVDVLIDSLPSEESTAALQAASLRQLEEENHDAAARLEEVVYRGDLLLEKIQSALADIAQSQLRTRSGGPSQTTPPES, from the exons ATGGCGGACAGGCTAACGCAACTTCAAGATGCAGTCAATTCG cttGCTGATCAGTTTTGCAATGCAATCGGGGTGCTGCAGCAGTGTGCGCCGCCAGCTTCGTTCAGCAACATACAGACAGCAATCAACAAGGACCAGCCATCGAACCCCACTGAGG AGTATGCCCAACTATTTGCTGCACTCATTGCCCGGACAGCTAAGGATGTGGACGTGCTGATTGACTCACTGCCTAGTGAGGAGTCCACGGCAGCTCTACAG GCGGCCAGTCTGCGGCAGTTGGAGGAGGAGAATCATGATGCAGCGGCACGTCTCGAAGAGGTGGTATACCGAGGGGACTTGCTACTGGAAAAGATCCAAAGCGCCCTGGCTGATATTGCTCAGTCACAACTTCGTACTCGCAGTGGAGGGCCCAGCCAGACCACACCGCCTGAATCATGA